The proteins below are encoded in one region of Helicoverpa zea isolate HzStark_Cry1AcR chromosome 21, ilHelZeax1.1, whole genome shotgun sequence:
- the LOC124640563 gene encoding uncharacterized oxidoreductase TM_0325-like, translating to MDFNDKVVLITGASSGLGAATAIYLSKLSAKLALVGRKEANLKRIALYCEKTKGIKALSITADVTEDLDVERIIKETVDHYGKLDVLVNNAGVIGMGGIKNSSMETYDTVMNTNMRAVYQLTMLATPHLIQSKGCIVNISSIAGTKPSTMALAYNISKAALDHFTKCVALELAPDGVRVNSVNPGFVKTNLLKNIGLSEDQLAMFVTNVVGNMPMKKAVESDEVAALIAFLASDKAKSITGSTYVIDGGSLLK from the coding sequence ATGGACTTCAACGACAAAGTGGTTCTAATTACCGGTGCCAGTTCCGGCCTCGGAGCTGCAACAGCcatctatttgtcaaaattaTCAGCCAAACTCGCGTTAGTTGGCCGCAAAGAAGCAAACCTCAAAAGAATAGCCCTATACTGTGAGAAAACAAAAGGAATAAAAGCTCTTTCAATTACCGCTGACGTCACAGAGGACCTTGATGTTGAAAGAATAATTAAGGAGACAGTCGATCACTATGGGAAACTGGACGTTTTGGTTAACAACGCCGGCGTTATTGGCATGGGTGGAATCAAGAACTCTTCTATGGAAACTTACGACACAGTTATGAATACAAACATGAGAGCTGTTTACCAGTTAACGATGCTTGCTACTCCGCATCTGATACAAAGTAAAGGTTGTATTGTGAATATTTCTTCGATAGCCGGTACTAAGCCTAGCACGATGGCTTTGGCTTACAACATTTCTAAGGCAGCGTTAGACCATTTCACAAAATGTGTTGCGTTAGAATTAGCGCCTGATGGCGTAAGAGTGAATTCTGTAAACCCAGGGTTTGTGAAAACTAATCTGTTGAAGAATATTGGTTTGAGTGAAGATCAGTTGGCCATGTTTGTGACCAACGTTGTTGGTAATATGCCCATGAAGAAAGCTGTGGAAAGTGACGAGGTTGCAGCCTTGATTGCATTTCTAGCAAGTGATAAAGCTAAAAGTATTACTGGATCAACCTACGTTATAGATGGCGgtagtttattaaaataa
- the LOC124640998 gene encoding uncharacterized protein LOC124640998 isoform X1 — translation MPDKSRLVCYFGCINDGPLHHFPNPKGQSVAIIERFAQWKAILDTATQERGDKYIYNHILLCNEHFLECYRLPSRRLTNNAVPTINLFKVDRNQHFTADIPGPTEQQRPTLAPAVFSLPSTSGLQPSTSQMPAQLVGSNRKTRPGKSNSNKSIYKLQLQLEKLRQKCKNSKQQLRAAKKISMNKAFLSTIEKLPEEIKIFTKLQLKYNAKPRGRRFSNEEKIMALTILKQSPKAYSLLQKMFVLPSKRCLQSLLSAFTLEPGINKNIINDLKKMASRLPNEKKLVNLLFDEVSLAAGVEFKATTGKIIGFEDFGDYRNKTLADHALVFMIKGIKSKSKQPICFTFCKGTTKANDLKNIITRVIKEINSTGLKVIATICDQAATNVRVVRQLLAETREKYLRKGMEYYSKAFEIENSKIFPLFDTPHLLKGVRNNLLEKNAQFTQNGETKKAKWEHIEMLLELDEGDDEIRLVNKLTEKHVIKNKIPKMKVKYAAQVFSQRVSSALRFSSKHNILPTEGQETAEFLLIFDKLFDSFNGHSYEGSPKKYKQCLTNYSPHFQLWNEMLPILESIKFESVVRKNNSVLIKHESVPSVKNWIHNIHTFKEMWQYLNKSFKINNVITRNFNQDPLENFFSSIRSNGVRNVNPNCNQFTNAYKTLLINNFNSVHSVGANCEDDSNKSFQSIINLLDDKSDDSNNDDFACDINPLLNVMNEIKIDDSLIHIESKKYVTGYMIKKIKSKIFKNCGVCMRDFCRSEVDLQSFNYEVDYTKKSLFHPSDKFNHLMTDIYHTIVACLRDCPESNLLNKKIKYMINCACDYNVITCKRHKKALIEFINDLSIKLIIHSWCTGVNRILNGKISKFDKNDHIKQQALEYYKKRLNK, via the exons ATGCCTGACAAATCTCGTTTGGTGTGCTACTTCGGGTGCATCAATGATG gaCCGCTGCATCATTTCCCCAATCCAAAAGGCCAGAGTGTGGCTATTATTGAGAGATTTGCTCAGTGGAAGGCTATATTGGATACGGCGACTCAGGAGAGGggagataaatatatttataatcatATACTACTGTGTAATGAACACTTTTTGGAATGTTATCGACTGCCCAGCCGTCGCCTTACAAATAACGCTGTACCTACAATAAACTTATTCAAGGTTGACAGAAATCAACACTTCACAGCTGACATACCTGGACCTACTG AACAACAACGGCCGACATTGGCACCTGCTGTCTTTTCACTACCCTCTACATCGGGTCTACAACCATCAACCTCTCAAATGCCTGCACAGCTTGTTG gttCAAATCGGAAAACTCGTCCGGGCAAAAGCAATTCAAACAAATCAATATATAAACTGCAATTACAATTAGAGAAACTAagacaaaaatgtaaaaatagcaAACAACAATTACGAGCCGcaaaaaaaatttcaatgaacaaGGCATTCCTCTCTACAATAGAAAAGTTACCAGAGGAAATaaaaatttttacaaaattacaattaaaatataatgctaAACCAAGGGGGAGACGATTTTCCAATGAGGAAAAAATAATGGCACTTACCATTCTAAAACAAAGCCCCAAGGCTTATAGccttttacaaaaaatgtttgtgcTGCCTTCTAAGCGTTGTTTGCAGAGCCTATTAAGCGCATTCACTTTGGAACCtggcataaataaaaatataataaatgatttaaaaaaaatggccaGCAGATTGCCTAATGAAAAAAAGCTGGTGAACTTACTGTTCGACGAGGTGTCCTTGGCCGCTGGAGTAGAATTTAAAGCCACAACTGGCAAAATTATTGGATTTGAAGATTTTGGTGACTATAGAAATAAGACACTCGCTGACCATGCACTTGTCTTCATGATCAAAGGAATTAAGAGCAAATCTAAGCAGCCCATTTGCTTTACATTCTGCAAAGGCACTACAAAAGcgaatgatttaaaaaatataattacaagagtaataaaagaaataaattcaacTGGTTTAAAAGTAATTGCTACAATTTGTGACCAAGCCGCTACTAACGTAAGAGTGGTGCGGCAATTACTCGCTGAAACCAGAGAAAAATACTTGAGGAAAGGCATGGAGTATTACTCCAAAgcatttgaaattgaaaattcaaAGATATTTCCTCTATTTGATACGCCACATTTGCTCAAGGGAGTCAGAAATAATTTGTTAGAAAAAAATGCTCAGTTTACTCAGAATGGGGAAACAAAAAAGGCTAAATGGGAACACATAGAAATGTTGTTAGAATTAGATGAGGGGGATGATGAAATAAGACTTGTCAATAAATTAACAGAAAAACATGTTATCAAGAACAAAATCCCAAAGATGAAGGTCAAATACGCAGCCCAAGTCTTCAGCCAGAGAGTGTCTAGCGCCCTACGATTTTCATCAa AACACAATATACTTCCTACAGAAGGCCAAGAAACTGCAGAGTTCCTTTTAATTTTCGACAAGTTATTTGATTCATTTAATGGTCATTCTTATGAAGGATCACCTAAGAAATATAAGCAATGCTTGACAAATTATTCACCCCATTTCCAACTGTGGAATGAAATGTTGCCGATTTTAGAATCAATTAAATTTGAATCAGtagttagaaaaaataattctgtGTTGATTAAACATGAATCAGTTCCGTCTGTTAAAAATTGGATCcacaatatacatacatttaagGAAATGtggcaatatttaaataaaagttttaaaatcaataatgtTATCACCCGAAATTTCAATCAAGACCCTCTGGAAAATTTCTTTAG taGTATAAGGAGTAATGGTGTGCGTAATGTGAATCCAAATTGTAATCAATTTACCAATGCATACAAAACTTTactgattaataattttaattctgtGCATTCTGTTGGAGCTAATTGTGAAGATGATTCTAATAAATCATTTCAATCAATTATAAATCTGCTTGATGATAAATCTGATGATTCGAATAATGATGATTTTGCATGTGACATTAATCCTTTATTAAATGtaatgaatgaaattaaaattgacgATTCTTTAATTCATATTGagtcaaaaaaatatgtcacaggatatatgattaaaaaaattaaatctaaaatatttaaaaactgtggTGTTTGCATGCGTGATTTTTGTAGATCTGAAGTTGATTTGCAATCATTCAATTATGAAGTTGATTATactaaaaaatctttatttcatcCCAGCGACAAATTTAATCATTTAATGACAGATATTTATCACACAATTGTTGCATGTTTACGTGATTGCCCAGAATcaaatttattgaataaaaaaatcaaatatatgATTAATTGTGCATGTGATTATAACGTTATAACTTGTAAGCGACATAAAAAAGCACTAATTGAGTTTATTAATGATTTATCAATTAAGTTGATTATACACAGTTGGTGTACAGGGGTGAATAGGATTTTAAAtggaaaaatttcaaaatttgaTAAGAATGACCATATCAAACAGCAAGCacttgaatattataaaaaaagactaaataaataa
- the LOC124640998 gene encoding uncharacterized protein LOC124640998 isoform X2, translating to MNKAFLSTIEKLPEEIKIFTKLQLKYNAKPRGRRFSNEEKIMALTILKQSPKAYSLLQKMFVLPSKRCLQSLLSAFTLEPGINKNIINDLKKMASRLPNEKKLVNLLFDEVSLAAGVEFKATTGKIIGFEDFGDYRNKTLADHALVFMIKGIKSKSKQPICFTFCKGTTKANDLKNIITRVIKEINSTGLKVIATICDQAATNVRVVRQLLAETREKYLRKGMEYYSKAFEIENSKIFPLFDTPHLLKGVRNNLLEKNAQFTQNGETKKAKWEHIEMLLELDEGDDEIRLVNKLTEKHVIKNKIPKMKVKYAAQVFSQRVSSALRFSSKHNILPTEGQETAEFLLIFDKLFDSFNGHSYEGSPKKYKQCLTNYSPHFQLWNEMLPILESIKFESVVRKNNSVLIKHESVPSVKNWIHNIHTFKEMWQYLNKSFKINNVITRNFNQDPLENFFSSIRSNGVRNVNPNCNQFTNAYKTLLINNFNSVHSVGANCEDDSNKSFQSIINLLDDKSDDSNNDDFACDINPLLNVMNEIKIDDSLIHIESKKYVTGYMIKKIKSKIFKNCGVCMRDFCRSEVDLQSFNYEVDYTKKSLFHPSDKFNHLMTDIYHTIVACLRDCPESNLLNKKIKYMINCACDYNVITCKRHKKALIEFINDLSIKLIIHSWCTGVNRILNGKISKFDKNDHIKQQALEYYKKRLNK from the exons atgaacaaGGCATTCCTCTCTACAATAGAAAAGTTACCAGAGGAAATaaaaatttttacaaaattacaattaaaatataatgctaAACCAAGGGGGAGACGATTTTCCAATGAGGAAAAAATAATGGCACTTACCATTCTAAAACAAAGCCCCAAGGCTTATAGccttttacaaaaaatgtttgtgcTGCCTTCTAAGCGTTGTTTGCAGAGCCTATTAAGCGCATTCACTTTGGAACCtggcataaataaaaatataataaatgatttaaaaaaaatggccaGCAGATTGCCTAATGAAAAAAAGCTGGTGAACTTACTGTTCGACGAGGTGTCCTTGGCCGCTGGAGTAGAATTTAAAGCCACAACTGGCAAAATTATTGGATTTGAAGATTTTGGTGACTATAGAAATAAGACACTCGCTGACCATGCACTTGTCTTCATGATCAAAGGAATTAAGAGCAAATCTAAGCAGCCCATTTGCTTTACATTCTGCAAAGGCACTACAAAAGcgaatgatttaaaaaatataattacaagagtaataaaagaaataaattcaacTGGTTTAAAAGTAATTGCTACAATTTGTGACCAAGCCGCTACTAACGTAAGAGTGGTGCGGCAATTACTCGCTGAAACCAGAGAAAAATACTTGAGGAAAGGCATGGAGTATTACTCCAAAgcatttgaaattgaaaattcaaAGATATTTCCTCTATTTGATACGCCACATTTGCTCAAGGGAGTCAGAAATAATTTGTTAGAAAAAAATGCTCAGTTTACTCAGAATGGGGAAACAAAAAAGGCTAAATGGGAACACATAGAAATGTTGTTAGAATTAGATGAGGGGGATGATGAAATAAGACTTGTCAATAAATTAACAGAAAAACATGTTATCAAGAACAAAATCCCAAAGATGAAGGTCAAATACGCAGCCCAAGTCTTCAGCCAGAGAGTGTCTAGCGCCCTACGATTTTCATCAa AACACAATATACTTCCTACAGAAGGCCAAGAAACTGCAGAGTTCCTTTTAATTTTCGACAAGTTATTTGATTCATTTAATGGTCATTCTTATGAAGGATCACCTAAGAAATATAAGCAATGCTTGACAAATTATTCACCCCATTTCCAACTGTGGAATGAAATGTTGCCGATTTTAGAATCAATTAAATTTGAATCAGtagttagaaaaaataattctgtGTTGATTAAACATGAATCAGTTCCGTCTGTTAAAAATTGGATCcacaatatacatacatttaagGAAATGtggcaatatttaaataaaagttttaaaatcaataatgtTATCACCCGAAATTTCAATCAAGACCCTCTGGAAAATTTCTTTAG taGTATAAGGAGTAATGGTGTGCGTAATGTGAATCCAAATTGTAATCAATTTACCAATGCATACAAAACTTTactgattaataattttaattctgtGCATTCTGTTGGAGCTAATTGTGAAGATGATTCTAATAAATCATTTCAATCAATTATAAATCTGCTTGATGATAAATCTGATGATTCGAATAATGATGATTTTGCATGTGACATTAATCCTTTATTAAATGtaatgaatgaaattaaaattgacgATTCTTTAATTCATATTGagtcaaaaaaatatgtcacaggatatatgattaaaaaaattaaatctaaaatatttaaaaactgtggTGTTTGCATGCGTGATTTTTGTAGATCTGAAGTTGATTTGCAATCATTCAATTATGAAGTTGATTATactaaaaaatctttatttcatcCCAGCGACAAATTTAATCATTTAATGACAGATATTTATCACACAATTGTTGCATGTTTACGTGATTGCCCAGAATcaaatttattgaataaaaaaatcaaatatatgATTAATTGTGCATGTGATTATAACGTTATAACTTGTAAGCGACATAAAAAAGCACTAATTGAGTTTATTAATGATTTATCAATTAAGTTGATTATACACAGTTGGTGTACAGGGGTGAATAGGATTTTAAAtggaaaaatttcaaaatttgaTAAGAATGACCATATCAAACAGCAAGCacttgaatattataaaaaaagactaaataaataa
- the LOC124640998 gene encoding uncharacterized protein LOC124640998 isoform X3, translating into MPDKSRLVCYFGCINDGPLHHFPNPKGQSVAIIERFAQWKAILDTATQERGDKYIYNHILLCNEHFLECYRLPSRRLTNNAVPTINLFKVDRNQHFTADIPGPTEQQRPTLAPAVFSLPSTSGLQPSTSQMPAQLVQIGKLVRAKAIQTNQYINCNYN; encoded by the exons ATGCCTGACAAATCTCGTTTGGTGTGCTACTTCGGGTGCATCAATGATG gaCCGCTGCATCATTTCCCCAATCCAAAAGGCCAGAGTGTGGCTATTATTGAGAGATTTGCTCAGTGGAAGGCTATATTGGATACGGCGACTCAGGAGAGGggagataaatatatttataatcatATACTACTGTGTAATGAACACTTTTTGGAATGTTATCGACTGCCCAGCCGTCGCCTTACAAATAACGCTGTACCTACAATAAACTTATTCAAGGTTGACAGAAATCAACACTTCACAGCTGACATACCTGGACCTACTG AACAACAACGGCCGACATTGGCACCTGCTGTCTTTTCACTACCCTCTACATCGGGTCTACAACCATCAACCTCTCAAATGCCTGCACAGCTT gttCAAATCGGAAAACTCGTCCGGGCAAAAGCAATTCAAACAAATCAATATATAAACTGCAATTACAATTAG